One part of the Hydrogenobacter sp. T-2 genome encodes these proteins:
- a CDS encoding sodium:solute symporter family protein produces the protein MLLGFILLYILGTLLIGVLALRLVKNSKDYILAGRSLPLYMATFVSFATWFGSETVLGASSVMAKEGLLGVIEDPFGAALCLILIGLFFAKPLYRMNLLTMGDFYRVVYGRKAEVVASFMIVFSYFGWVGAQMVAIGVILQLVLGVPLLWGILLGFGVVLFYTFLGGMWAVSLTDFLQTIMIIVGLIAVLYEVSSGFSQIAPVLASQPLDYYRFFPEPSIKEILLYISAWITIGLGSIPQQDVFQRVMASRSERVAVLSSISAGFMYLTVALIPLILAVFARTRYPELLDIDPQLMLPTMIMEHASLPTKVLFFGALLSAIMSTASAAVLAPASVLSENLIKPYIRNLSDKGFLWLTRACVVLVSLASLMFALSGESIYHLVASSSALSLVSLFVPLTAGLYFKGSNPVSAIASMLSGFFSWALLEYVFHNDFALLVGLGFSISSYILFTLIWKR, from the coding sequence ATGCTTTTGGGGTTTATCCTTCTGTATATATTAGGCACTCTCCTTATAGGAGTTTTGGCATTAAGGCTCGTTAAAAATTCAAAGGACTACATACTGGCTGGCAGAAGCCTTCCCCTCTACATGGCTACCTTTGTATCCTTTGCCACATGGTTTGGCTCAGAGACGGTGCTTGGTGCTTCTTCCGTGATGGCAAAGGAGGGGCTTTTGGGCGTTATAGAAGACCCCTTTGGAGCAGCACTGTGTCTTATCCTCATAGGTCTTTTCTTTGCCAAGCCTCTATACAGGATGAACCTCCTTACTATGGGAGATTTCTACAGAGTGGTGTATGGCAGAAAGGCGGAGGTGGTGGCAAGTTTTATGATAGTGTTTTCCTATTTTGGGTGGGTGGGTGCACAGATGGTAGCCATAGGAGTTATCCTTCAGCTCGTGTTGGGAGTTCCTCTCCTGTGGGGTATACTCTTGGGTTTTGGTGTGGTGCTTTTTTATACCTTTTTGGGTGGTATGTGGGCGGTGTCCCTTACAGACTTCTTGCAAACTATAATGATAATAGTGGGTTTAATCGCAGTGCTTTATGAGGTTTCCTCTGGCTTTTCTCAGATAGCTCCAGTCCTTGCTTCCCAACCATTAGATTACTACAGGTTTTTCCCAGAGCCAAGCATCAAAGAAATACTCCTTTACATATCCGCATGGATTACCATAGGACTTGGCTCTATCCCTCAGCAGGATGTGTTCCAAAGGGTTATGGCATCAAGGAGCGAAAGGGTTGCGGTGCTTTCAAGTATATCCGCAGGTTTTATGTATCTTACTGTAGCCCTTATACCTCTCATCCTTGCGGTTTTTGCAAGGACAAGGTATCCCGAGCTTTTGGATATAGACCCACAGCTTATGCTTCCCACTATGATAATGGAGCATGCGAGCCTCCCCACAAAGGTGCTCTTTTTTGGTGCACTGCTTTCTGCCATTATGAGCACCGCAAGCGCTGCAGTGCTTGCTCCTGCGTCGGTGCTTAGTGAAAACCTTATAAAGCCGTATATAAGAAATCTCTCAGACAAAGGCTTTCTGTGGCTTACGAGGGCTTGTGTAGTCTTAGTTTCCCTTGCGTCCCTTATGTTTGCTCTCTCTGGGGAGTCCATATATCATCTTGTGGCAAGCTCCTCAGCCTTGAGCCTTGTATCCCTCTTTGTTCCTCTTACCGCAGGGCTTTACTTTAAGGGTTCAAACCCAGTGTCCGCCATAGCCTCCATGCTTTCTGGATTTTTCAGCTGGGCTCTGCTTGAGTATGTTTTCCACAACGACTTTGCTCTTCTTGTAGGTCTTGGCTTTAGTATAAGCTCCTATATACTTTTTACTCTCATATGGAAGAGATAG
- a CDS encoding MFS transporter, whose amino-acid sequence MRLINTDITCRLDSLPWTGFHTRFVFALGITWVLDAFEVVIVSAVLKPMAKSLEFTPQQSSMMVSGFLLGAIIGSLIFGYLADKYGRKKLFLITLLLYAGGTFLTGFANSFETALLFRILAGAGLGGEFAAIQSAIDEFVPSRHRGKVDGTITALWNLGSLMASLSAIGLLKVIDEELAWRVAYFFGGALAILVVFVRLYVPESPRWLLSKGRIEEAERIVSRIEIQAGGRKSQETCQVPVFEGNILDASKIILGRYKWRFLFSASMSFTILTTYYGMITLLPVILSEVYSLSSKEIPQLLTLGSLGGLIGGLVVALLVDKVGRIPLGILISLASALLSLSFLLGFDIRLTFFVYSLIAFSFASVAYVIATEIYPSYIRAYAIGILSIIGRLSGAFSPLFLVSLSQFGFKYAMLGLALFWLVGFVAFVIWAFRGMETKGKPLEEIS is encoded by the coding sequence GTGAGGCTCATAAACACAGATATAACCTGTAGGCTCGATAGCCTGCCCTGGACGGGCTTTCATACACGCTTTGTCTTTGCTCTTGGTATCACTTGGGTGCTCGACGCCTTCGAGGTGGTGATAGTGAGTGCGGTTCTAAAACCCATGGCAAAAAGCCTTGAGTTTACACCACAGCAAAGCTCTATGATGGTGAGCGGTTTCCTATTGGGTGCGATAATAGGTTCGCTTATCTTTGGCTACCTTGCGGACAAATACGGCAGAAAAAAGCTCTTTCTTATTACCCTTTTGCTCTACGCAGGTGGCACTTTTCTGACTGGCTTTGCCAACAGCTTTGAAACTGCCCTGCTCTTTAGAATCCTTGCAGGTGCTGGGCTTGGTGGCGAGTTCGCCGCCATACAGTCCGCCATAGACGAGTTTGTCCCATCAAGGCACAGAGGAAAAGTAGATGGCACAATAACCGCACTTTGGAATCTTGGAAGCCTTATGGCATCTCTCAGTGCTATAGGGCTACTTAAGGTAATAGATGAGGAGCTTGCGTGGCGTGTCGCATACTTTTTTGGTGGAGCATTAGCTATTTTGGTGGTGTTTGTAAGGCTTTATGTTCCAGAATCTCCAAGATGGCTTCTTTCAAAGGGTAGGATAGAAGAAGCGGAGAGGATAGTGAGCAGAATTGAAATACAAGCAGGTGGTAGAAAAAGCCAAGAGACATGCCAAGTGCCAGTTTTTGAGGGAAATATCTTAGATGCGTCAAAGATAATCTTAGGCAGATACAAGTGGCGTTTTCTCTTTAGTGCCAGCATGAGTTTTACTATCCTTACCACCTACTATGGCATGATAACCTTGCTTCCCGTAATACTTTCTGAGGTTTACTCTCTAAGCAGTAAGGAAATACCTCAACTTCTCACGTTGGGAAGTCTTGGTGGGCTTATAGGCGGGCTTGTGGTGGCTCTGCTTGTGGATAAGGTGGGAAGAATTCCCCTTGGCATTCTCATTAGCTTGGCGTCAGCCCTTCTTAGCCTTTCTTTCCTCTTGGGTTTTGACATAAGGCTTACCTTCTTTGTATACTCCCTTATAGCCTTTTCCTTTGCCTCTGTTGCCTATGTAATAGCAACGGAGATATATCCCTCCTATATAAGGGCGTACGCCATAGGAATCTTGTCTATAATAGGCAGGCTTTCTGGTGCCTTTTCTCCTCTATTTCTCGTAAGCCTCTCTCAGTTTGGTTTCAAATATGCCATGCTTGGGCTTGCCCTTTTCTGGCTTGTGGGCTTTGTTGCCTTTGTTATATGGGCTTTTAGGGGAATGGAAACAAAGGGTAAACCCTTAGAGGAAATTTCATAA
- the glgP gene encoding alpha-glucan family phosphorylase yields MIAYFVMELGLEDNMPLYSGGLGTLAGDTLFSYADMDIPAVCITLLYKRGYNLQKITPHGMQLDFDALWDYKRYLKKLDAEVEIFFGDLKQKVTCWEYWVRSKGDVRVLFLDADIEGNDPEIRKLNSKLYFDDGLYRLRQEILLGIGGYRILKALGYPIHVYHMNESHSAFLVVELLKELGSIEEVKKRCVFTTHTPVPAGHDRFPLDMVKEELKAYNHIDWEKEAEGGNINLSLLASKYSGKVNAVSHRHKFVTAGIFPELGEDIEYVTNGVYHKRWVHEEIQELFNEYIPGWDENPILLQRAHEIPSELLLKKHNKIKSDLVNLVNKQTDASFSDDIFTIGIARRVTPYKRNDLILRDIDRLIHIAENIGEIQIVFAGKAHPRDSLGKEIIKNIFEKIRLIKEKTKAVKVAFLENYGIDMAKLLIAGSDVWLNNPKRPYEACGTSGMKAGMNGVLNFSTWDGWWLEGGIEGVNGWGIGPKPSWQDMTESKDEEDLEDLYGKLAYVIIPTFYKHRDEWVRLMKNSIATIGSHFNTHRMVSEYISKVYKIGLR; encoded by the coding sequence ATGATAGCTTACTTTGTAATGGAATTGGGGCTTGAAGACAATATGCCTCTATATAGTGGAGGTTTGGGAACACTTGCAGGGGATACCCTTTTTTCCTATGCGGATATGGATATTCCTGCAGTTTGCATTACCCTGCTTTACAAAAGAGGCTACAACCTTCAGAAAATAACTCCTCACGGCATGCAGCTGGACTTTGACGCCCTTTGGGACTACAAGCGATATCTCAAAAAACTTGACGCGGAAGTAGAAATATTCTTTGGAGACTTAAAGCAGAAGGTTACCTGCTGGGAGTATTGGGTCAGGTCAAAGGGGGATGTGAGGGTTTTGTTTCTTGATGCTGACATAGAGGGTAATGACCCAGAGATAAGGAAGCTAAACAGCAAGCTATACTTTGACGATGGTCTCTATAGGCTCAGACAGGAAATACTCTTAGGAATTGGGGGTTATAGAATCCTAAAAGCCCTTGGCTATCCTATCCATGTTTATCATATGAACGAAAGCCACTCTGCTTTTCTTGTAGTAGAGCTTCTCAAAGAGCTAGGTAGCATAGAAGAAGTGAAAAAAAGGTGCGTTTTTACAACCCACACACCAGTCCCCGCAGGTCACGATAGGTTTCCACTGGATATGGTAAAGGAGGAGCTAAAGGCATATAACCACATAGATTGGGAAAAGGAAGCGGAAGGAGGAAATATAAACCTCTCTTTACTTGCCTCTAAGTATTCTGGTAAGGTAAACGCAGTTTCTCACAGGCACAAGTTTGTAACCGCTGGTATCTTTCCAGAGCTTGGTGAAGATATTGAGTATGTCACAAACGGCGTATACCACAAAAGATGGGTCCACGAGGAAATACAGGAACTTTTCAACGAGTATATACCCGGTTGGGACGAGAATCCTATCCTGCTCCAAAGAGCCCATGAAATACCCTCAGAACTTCTACTCAAGAAGCATAACAAGATAAAAAGCGACCTTGTAAACCTTGTGAATAAACAGACAGATGCAAGCTTTTCTGACGATATATTTACAATAGGCATAGCAAGAAGAGTAACACCATATAAAAGAAACGACCTAATACTAAGAGATATAGACCGGCTGATACACATAGCGGAGAACATTGGTGAGATTCAGATTGTCTTTGCAGGCAAGGCACATCCAAGAGATAGTTTGGGAAAAGAAATAATAAAGAATATCTTTGAGAAGATAAGGCTAATAAAAGAGAAAACAAAGGCTGTAAAGGTTGCCTTTCTTGAAAACTACGGCATAGATATGGCAAAGCTTCTGATAGCAGGGTCTGATGTATGGCTTAACAATCCCAAAAGACCCTACGAAGCCTGTGGAACAAGCGGTATGAAAGCGGGAATGAACGGAGTTTTGAACTTTTCCACATGGGATGGCTGGTGGCTTGAAGGTGGTATAGAGGGAGTAAACGGATGGGGTATTGGCCCAAAGCCAAGCTGGCAAGATATGACCGAATCCAAAGACGAGGAAGACCTCGAAGACTTGTATGGAAAGTTAGCTTATGTGATCATACCTACCTTTTACAAGCACAGGGACGAGTGGGTTCGGCTCATGAAAAACAGCATAGCCACCATAGGCTCTCACTTTAATACCCACAGGATGGTAAGCGAATATATTAGTAAGGTTTATAAAATTGGTCTGAGGTGA
- the glgP gene encoding alpha-glucan family phosphorylase, translating into MIAYFVMEVGLEGQMATYSGGLGVLAGDTLMSFADLGVPVVAVTLLYRGGYLQQRIGPRGEQIEYEQRWYQRKFLKKLDLKVEVPFSDRVQKATCWEYTPGLGDSLRIFFLDADLPENYPEIRNLNQRLYWANGIYRLRQEILLGIGGYRLLKALGYEPQVYHMNESHSALLLVELLKELKDEEKVRRRCLFTTHTPVPVGHDRFPVNMVKEELKSYDHMNWDREVEDGHINLSKLAVKYSGYVNAVSLKHMYVSREIFPEREDIDYVTNGVHHVRWIHEELKGLFNYYIPGWNSNPMLLQQVHFIPSHLLYEKHERIKGQLINLVNKQTDASFSSDVLTIGIARRITPYKRNDLILMDINRLIEIAESCEGIQLVFAGKSHPRDEGGKGIIKNIIEASHYVKSRTKRLKIAFIENYDIDTAKILVSGCDVWLNTPKRPYEACGTSGMKAGMNGVLNFSTWDGWWLEGGIEGINGWGIGPKPSWQDNTPSDDLQDMKDLYNKLQYNIVPTYYTKREEWVKLMKNSIATIGPFFNSHRMVNEYISKIHINLLR; encoded by the coding sequence ATGATAGCTTACTTTGTGATGGAGGTGGGGCTTGAAGGTCAGATGGCAACCTACAGTGGCGGACTGGGAGTTCTTGCAGGTGACACACTTATGTCCTTTGCAGACCTTGGAGTTCCTGTTGTAGCAGTTACGCTTCTTTACAGAGGTGGATACCTTCAGCAAAGGATAGGACCAAGGGGTGAACAGATTGAATATGAACAAAGATGGTATCAGAGGAAGTTTCTGAAAAAGCTGGATTTAAAGGTGGAAGTTCCCTTTAGCGACAGGGTTCAAAAGGCTACATGCTGGGAATATACTCCTGGTCTGGGGGATAGCTTGCGAATATTCTTCTTGGATGCAGACCTTCCAGAAAACTACCCCGAGATTAGAAACCTAAACCAAAGGCTCTACTGGGCAAATGGCATTTACAGACTGCGACAAGAGATACTCTTAGGAATTGGAGGCTACAGACTCCTAAAGGCTCTTGGTTATGAACCGCAGGTTTATCACATGAACGAAAGCCACTCCGCACTATTACTTGTAGAACTCCTAAAGGAACTCAAGGACGAAGAGAAAGTTAGAAGAAGATGTTTATTCACTACACATACACCTGTTCCCGTAGGTCATGATCGCTTTCCAGTAAATATGGTAAAGGAAGAACTAAAGTCATACGACCATATGAACTGGGATAGGGAAGTAGAAGATGGGCATATAAACCTTTCAAAGCTCGCAGTGAAATATTCTGGTTATGTCAATGCGGTTTCTCTCAAGCATATGTATGTATCAAGGGAAATTTTCCCAGAAAGAGAGGACATAGATTATGTGACCAACGGTGTGCATCATGTAAGATGGATCCACGAAGAGCTTAAGGGACTTTTTAATTATTACATTCCGGGGTGGAACTCAAACCCGATGCTTTTACAGCAGGTTCATTTCATCCCTTCTCACCTTCTTTACGAAAAACATGAAAGGATAAAAGGGCAACTCATAAACCTTGTAAATAAACAGACAGATGCCAGCTTTTCCAGCGATGTGCTCACCATAGGTATAGCAAGGAGAATAACACCATACAAAAGAAATGACCTTATACTTATGGATATTAATAGACTGATAGAGATAGCAGAATCCTGTGAAGGTATACAGCTAGTTTTTGCTGGGAAATCCCATCCGAGAGATGAAGGCGGAAAAGGGATTATAAAAAACATCATTGAAGCTTCACATTACGTAAAAAGCAGGACAAAAAGACTAAAGATAGCCTTTATTGAAAACTATGATATAGACACAGCAAAAATCTTAGTTTCTGGTTGCGATGTGTGGTTAAACACACCAAAAAGGCCCTACGAAGCCTGTGGAACAAGCGGTATGAAAGCAGGGATGAACGGGGTTTTGAACTTTTCCACATGGGATGGATGGTGGCTTGAGGGTGGCATAGAGGGGATAAACGGCTGGGGTATTGGCCCAAAACCCAGTTGGCAGGATAACACACCCTCTGATGACCTTCAGGATATGAAGGACCTATACAACAAGCTCCAGTATAACATAGTCCCCACCTACTACACCAAAAGGGAAGAATGGGTAAAGCTTATGAAAAATAGCATAGCTACAATAGGACCCTTTTTCAATAGCCACAGAATGGTTAACGAGTATATTAGTAAGATACATATAAACCTTTTGAGGTGA
- a CDS encoding ferritin-like domain-containing protein yields the protein MDKKETVSLLLYDVALEHSAIVQYLYHIFLISDGNITSEIEEIARQEMRHLKWFAQKVVQLGGQVVLDRLEDMIVIGGPDWADMLSKDVWAEEEAIRIYSQQLEMVKDDSVKKLLERVIKDEQDHKVEFSELMEKVKEGLVCIPLEEQRPDPRTLEVLNKFLKEEYQTIINYLYQFFHSKNCDYKDIMLDLAIESMVHMGKLGEKIGELGGMPNIQRVDFSPKPLKSLQEQVKAEILYEQETGGEYGKEIAKIDDPEIKRLFTFIENQEEYHKQKLVEFFKLMNRLTVGDLRKKDA from the coding sequence ATGGATAAAAAAGAGACGGTAAGTTTGCTTCTCTATGATGTAGCCCTTGAACATTCTGCCATAGTGCAGTATCTGTATCACATATTCCTCATAAGCGATGGAAACATCACATCAGAGATAGAGGAAATAGCTCGTCAAGAGATGAGGCATCTCAAATGGTTTGCCCAGAAGGTGGTTCAGCTGGGTGGACAGGTGGTCTTAGACAGGCTTGAGGACATGATAGTTATAGGTGGACCAGATTGGGCAGACATGCTCTCAAAGGATGTATGGGCTGAAGAGGAAGCTATAAGGATATACAGCCAGCAGTTGGAAATGGTCAAGGATGACTCTGTAAAGAAGCTCCTTGAGAGAGTTATAAAGGATGAGCAAGACCACAAGGTGGAGTTTTCAGAGCTTATGGAAAAGGTAAAAGAAGGTCTTGTTTGTATTCCGTTAGAGGAGCAGAGACCAGACCCAAGGACTCTTGAGGTCTTAAACAAGTTTCTAAAGGAAGAGTATCAAACCATAATCAACTACCTTTATCAGTTTTTCCATTCCAAAAACTGCGACTACAAGGACATAATGCTTGACCTTGCTATAGAGAGCATGGTGCATATGGGTAAGCTCGGCGAAAAGATAGGTGAGCTTGGTGGAATGCCTAACATACAAAGAGTAGACTTTTCGCCAAAACCCTTAAAGAGTCTCCAAGAGCAGGTCAAGGCGGAAATACTTTACGAGCAGGAAACGGGCGGTGAGTATGGGAAAGAGATTGCAAAGATTGATGACCCAGAAATAAAGAGGCTTTTCACCTTCATAGAAAACCAAGAGGAATATCACAAACAAAAGCTCGTGGAATTTTTCAAGCTAATGAACAGGCTCACGGTGGGAGACCTCAGAAAGAAGGATGCTTGA
- a CDS encoding D-sedoheptulose 7-phosphate isomerase, producing the protein MLEFVINSFRESAELKLAFVELYAERIVEVGQIIARALKDGNKVLLFGNGGSAADAQHIAGEIVGRFKRERRALPAIALTTDTSILTAVGNDYGFERVFERQVEALCMPGDIAVGISTSGNSPNVVRGLMKAHDLGATTIAFTGRDGGKLVDIAHYSFVVPSYDTARIQECHITLGHVLCEIIDRLL; encoded by the coding sequence ATGCTTGAGTTTGTTATAAACTCCTTTAGAGAGAGTGCGGAGCTTAAGTTGGCTTTTGTGGAGCTTTATGCGGAAAGAATTGTAGAAGTAGGTCAGATAATAGCGAGAGCTTTAAAGGATGGCAACAAGGTGCTTCTCTTTGGCAACGGTGGTAGTGCTGCGGACGCTCAGCACATCGCAGGGGAGATAGTGGGAAGGTTTAAAAGGGAAAGGAGGGCTTTGCCAGCCATAGCCCTTACCACAGACACTTCCATCCTTACCGCAGTAGGGAACGATTACGGCTTTGAAAGGGTTTTTGAAAGGCAGGTGGAAGCCCTGTGTATGCCCGGAGACATCGCCGTTGGTATAAGCACTTCTGGAAATTCACCTAACGTGGTAAGAGGTCTCATGAAGGCTCATGACCTGGGTGCTACCACCATAGCTTTTACTGGAAGGGATGGGGGTAAGTTGGTGGATATTGCCCACTACAGCTTTGTAGTGCCTTCTTACGATACCGCACGCATTCAAGAATGCCATATAACCCTTGGTCATGTGCTTTGTGAGATAATTGACAGGCTTCTATGA
- a CDS encoding NAD(+)/NADH kinase, protein MRVLLFVKDSQRAREVSERVKTLVGSFGVDLEVFINERSKGEKPKVRGFDLLVVVGGDGTFLAGARLASKEGVPLLGINVGRFGFLTEVELEETEEVFKLLLEGRIEPQRRMMLSAFLLRRSQELYLGDYLNDVVVSKESLARMVEVEIELQGERVLRVYGDGVIVSTPTGSTAYALSAGGPILYPLMEALLFVPICPHTLSNRPLVVPPNFRIKLINLSEDHMAYLTLDGQEGMSLKREDVVVIKKSPHYCLMYPNPKRSFFGILKEKLRWG, encoded by the coding sequence ATGAGGGTTCTCCTCTTTGTGAAGGACAGCCAGAGGGCAAGAGAAGTCTCCGAAAGGGTAAAGACGCTTGTGGGGTCTTTTGGGGTTGACTTGGAGGTCTTTATAAATGAGCGTTCAAAAGGAGAAAAGCCAAAGGTTAGGGGCTTTGACTTGCTTGTGGTGGTGGGTGGAGATGGGACTTTTTTGGCTGGTGCAAGGCTTGCCTCAAAGGAAGGTGTGCCACTTCTTGGCATAAACGTGGGAAGGTTTGGCTTCCTCACAGAGGTGGAGCTGGAAGAGACAGAGGAGGTCTTTAAACTCCTCTTAGAGGGCAGAATAGAGCCTCAGAGGAGGATGATGCTTTCCGCTTTTCTCCTTAGAAGGTCTCAGGAGCTTTACCTGGGGGACTACCTTAACGATGTGGTGGTTTCAAAGGAAAGCCTTGCTCGTATGGTGGAGGTGGAAATAGAGCTTCAGGGAGAGAGGGTGCTTAGGGTCTATGGAGATGGAGTTATAGTCTCCACACCCACGGGTTCTACTGCCTACGCCCTTTCTGCAGGAGGACCTATCTTGTATCCTCTTATGGAAGCCCTGCTCTTTGTGCCCATATGTCCGCATACCCTTTCAAATAGACCTCTTGTGGTGCCACCAAACTTTAGAATAAAGCTCATAAACCTATCTGAAGACCACATGGCATATCTTACCCTTGACGGACAAGAGGGAATGAGCTTAAAAAGAGAAGATGTGGTGGTGATAAAAAAGTCTCCTCACTATTGCCTTATGTATCCAAATCCGAAGAGGAGCTTTTTTGGTATCCTAAAAGAAAAGCTAAGGTGGGGCTGA
- a CDS encoding ATP-binding protein, with product MEHLAYRFKEGELIPIKHPHIPNFSNLLHIERQKETLRRNTLQFVKGLPANDVLLWGDRGTGKSSLVKSMLGLFAKDGLRLVQVYKMDISHLSELYDLLRERQEKFILFFDDLSFEAGDEEIRILKSLMDGDVEERPSNVLVYATSNRRHLMPEREKQEKFPEESYWERVSLVERCGIRLGFFAFGKEQYLDIIRHLAFQRGLSIKEDELQKLALDWALHNGFSGRSAYHFIKDLEGWLGLKS from the coding sequence ATGGAGCATTTAGCTTATCGCTTTAAGGAAGGAGAGTTAATTCCGATAAAACACCCACACATTCCAAACTTTTCAAACCTGCTCCATATAGAAAGGCAAAAGGAGACCCTTAGGAGAAATACCCTACAGTTTGTGAAAGGCTTGCCTGCAAACGATGTTTTACTCTGGGGAGATAGGGGCACGGGTAAATCCTCTTTGGTAAAGTCCATGTTAGGGCTTTTTGCAAAGGATGGTCTCAGGCTTGTGCAAGTTTACAAGATGGATATTAGTCATCTTTCTGAGCTTTATGACCTCTTGAGGGAACGTCAAGAAAAATTTATCCTCTTTTTTGATGACCTTTCCTTTGAAGCTGGGGACGAGGAGATAAGAATTTTGAAATCTCTAATGGACGGCGATGTGGAAGAAAGACCAAGCAACGTGCTTGTGTATGCCACTTCCAACAGAAGACATCTCATGCCAGAAAGAGAAAAGCAAGAAAAGTTTCCAGAGGAGAGCTATTGGGAGAGGGTCTCCCTTGTGGAAAGGTGTGGCATAAGACTTGGCTTTTTCGCCTTTGGAAAGGAGCAGTATTTAGATATAATAAGGCACTTGGCTTTTCAGAGAGGTCTAAGCATTAAAGAGGATGAGCTTCAAAAACTTGCCCTTGATTGGGCTTTGCACAATGGTTTTTCTGGCAGGAGTGCCTACCATTTTATAAAAGACCTTGAGGGTTGGCTTGGTTTAAAATCTTGA
- a CDS encoding ATP-dependent DNA ligase has product MTFRELSEYFHRIEQTTSRLEMAEILRSLLEKASVEEVDKVVYLTLGELLPAFRGIEFGISEKLLMESLSKACGVRLSQVQTLYKQKGDLGDTAEELIGWQGRNLSLVRVYEELFDIARTRGTLDKVMKLINLLKGLSGFEAKYAVRIIIGRLRLGVGDATIIDAMAGGIRELKPYIERAYNLCSDLGLVAKRLKEGGLEAIKEFKIQLGYPIRMALAERVSSAQEIIQRLGRCGVEAKYDGFRLQVHKDSDKVEIYSRNLERMTEMFPDVVKAVMEDVKVQKVIIEGEALAVNEETGEFYPFQITIQRKRKYSIEEYARDYPLKLFAFDLLYLEEEDYTVKPYIERRKTLEELLSQTNTLRPSEMFITQEAKDIETFFEDVITRGLEGIMAKRLDAPYTAGSRNFNWIKLKRSYRGSLADTVDVVVVGYYYGKGARARLGIGGLLVAVYEPSTDTFKTVSKVGSGFTESEWVRLREMLDVIKLSHKHPRVDSLIEVDVWVEPRYVITVNADEITRSPLHTAGRTLEEPGYALRFPRAVSFIREDKNPEDANTVEEIIRLYQLQKSVSVE; this is encoded by the coding sequence ATGACCTTTAGAGAGCTTTCTGAGTATTTCCACAGGATTGAACAAACTACCAGCAGGCTTGAAATGGCGGAAATTCTTAGAAGCCTTCTGGAAAAGGCGAGCGTGGAGGAAGTGGACAAGGTGGTTTATCTAACACTTGGTGAGCTTCTACCAGCCTTTAGAGGGATAGAGTTTGGTATTTCGGAAAAGCTTCTTATGGAATCTCTCTCCAAAGCCTGCGGTGTTAGGCTCAGCCAGGTGCAAACTCTATACAAACAGAAGGGAGACCTTGGAGATACAGCGGAAGAACTAATAGGCTGGCAGGGAAGAAACTTAAGCCTTGTTAGGGTTTATGAAGAGCTTTTTGATATTGCACGCACAAGGGGAACCTTAGACAAGGTTATGAAACTTATAAACCTTTTAAAGGGTCTTTCGGGCTTTGAAGCCAAGTATGCGGTAAGGATAATTATAGGGAGGCTAAGGCTGGGGGTGGGTGATGCAACCATAATAGATGCCATGGCTGGAGGCATAAGAGAACTAAAGCCATACATAGAGAGGGCTTACAATCTTTGCTCTGACCTGGGACTTGTAGCTAAGAGGCTCAAAGAGGGTGGACTCGAAGCCATAAAAGAGTTCAAGATTCAATTAGGTTATCCCATAAGGATGGCTTTGGCGGAAAGGGTATCCAGTGCACAGGAGATAATTCAGAGGCTTGGCAGATGTGGTGTGGAGGCAAAATATGATGGCTTTAGACTACAGGTTCACAAAGATAGCGACAAAGTGGAAATATACTCAAGAAACCTTGAAAGGATGACGGAGATGTTTCCAGATGTGGTAAAGGCGGTCATGGAGGATGTAAAGGTCCAAAAGGTGATAATTGAAGGTGAAGCCTTAGCGGTAAACGAAGAAACGGGCGAGTTTTATCCCTTTCAGATAACCATACAAAGAAAGAGAAAATACAGCATAGAAGAATATGCGAGGGATTATCCACTTAAACTCTTTGCCTTTGACTTGCTTTACCTTGAAGAAGAGGACTACACGGTAAAGCCTTACATAGAAAGAAGGAAAACCCTTGAGGAGCTTCTCTCTCAAACAAACACCCTTAGACCTTCAGAAATGTTTATAACACAAGAGGCAAAGGATATAGAAACCTTTTTTGAGGATGTTATAACGAGAGGGCTTGAGGGCATAATGGCAAAAAGACTTGATGCACCTTACACTGCAGGCTCAAGGAACTTTAACTGGATAAAATTAAAGAGAAGCTACAGGGGAAGTCTTGCAGACACGGTGGACGTGGTAGTAGTGGGCTACTATTACGGAAAGGGTGCAAGGGCAAGATTGGGTATAGGCGGTCTCCTTGTGGCAGTTTATGAACCTTCCACGGACACCTTTAAGACGGTAAGCAAGGTGGGTTCAGGATTCACAGAGAGTGAGTGGGTCAGGCTAAGGGAGATGTTGGACGTCATAAAGCTAAGCCATAAACATCCAAGAGTGGACAGTCTTATTGAGGTAGATGTCTGGGTAGAGCCAAGGTATGTGATAACGGTTAATGCGGATGAGATAACAAGGTCTCCTTTGCACACCGCAGGCAGAACCCTTGAAGAACCGGGCTACGCCTTGCGTTTTCCAAGGGCGGTTAGCTTTATAAGAGAGGATAAAAATCCAGAGGATGCCAATACGGTGGAAGAGATAATAAGGCTTTATCAGCTCCAAAAAAGTGTGTCGGTAGAATAG